One segment of Panicum virgatum strain AP13 chromosome 1K, P.virgatum_v5, whole genome shotgun sequence DNA contains the following:
- the LOC120702984 gene encoding uncharacterized protein At2g33490-like isoform X1, protein MKSPLRRLRGFGHNHPKERRGHQPPPAKLDELVSAGQEVEDMRNCYDGLISAAAATTNSVYEFSEALEELGGCFLAKTALNGDDDDSGRVLMMLGKVQFELQKFVDTYRSNIIHTITTPSESLLKELQTVEEMKQQCDMKREAYEAMRASYREKGKSRHSKIESYSTEQLQTSFAEYQEDAALFIFRLKSLRQGQFHSLLTQASRHHAAQLSFFRRGLKCLEALEPQVKAIAEKQHIDYQFSGLEDDVSDNGDYSSDQDDCSDDGNLSFDYEINDKDQDFLPSRGSMDLDKRDVTNSPQPVKESKQEEIKQFKGDVITPQVKPEFNTHSAPILAGNLPDPSERFWQMKPSSAKHSYKLPTPVDDNNLRSAGAHRTYHSQQFESKPHVVKNLSHSSPLKPSGHVKMPSSTEGISTFSQSGSDYKKIKTESWSGPIPSKSGSGLGKPSSLNDRRSPMTQHHAMPGNPQSHSRQPSSVSPKMLPHPTKSPKISEIHELPRPPANVESLRPSGLVGYSGPLVSKRQTQIPAAPARASPTASQTPSPLPLPPATLTRSYSIPSNSQRIPIITVNRLLEVRNSREGSDISSPPLTLTSLSLTDLSQQQAAKTSSTRIMKGTL, encoded by the exons ATGAAGTCGCCATTGCGGAGGCTGCGGGGCTTCGGCCACAACCACCCCAAGGAGCGCAGGggccaccagccgccgccggccaagctcgacgagctcgTGAGCGCCGGCCAG GAGGTGGAAGACATGAGAAACTGCTACGATGGCTTGATTTCAGCTGCAGCCGCGACAACAAATAGTGTATATG AGTTTTCAGAGGCTCTCGAGGAACTTGGAGGTTGCTTTCTCGCGAAAACTGCACTAAATGGCGATGATGATGATAGTG GTAGAGTGCTGATGATGCTGGGAAAGGTACAATTTGAACTACAAAAATTTGTCGATACTTAC CGCTCAAATATCATTCATACAATCACAACCCCTTCGGAGTCTCTTCTCAAGGAGCTACAAACTGTAGAG GAAATGAAGCAGCAGTGCGACATGAAAAG AGAGGCATATGAAGCTATGAGGGCATCCTATAGGGAAAAAGGAAAGTCAAGGCATTCCAAAATTGAATCATATTCTACAGAGCAACTGCAAACTTCTTTTGCTGAGTACCAAGAAGATGCAGCACTGTTCATATTTCGCTTAAAATCATTGAGGCAAGGGCAATTTCATAGTCTTTTAACACAAGCTTCTCGCCATCATGCTGCTCAG CTAAGCTTTTTCAGGAGAGGGTTGAAGTGTCTTGAAGCACTCGAACCTCAAGTAAAAGCAATAGCTGAGAAACAGCATATTGACTACCAGTTCAGTGGTCTTGAGGATGATGTATCTGACAATGGCGATTACAGCTCTGACCAGGATGATTGCAGTGACGATGGAAACCTTAGTTTCGACTATGAAATAAATGACAAGGATCAAGATTTTCTTCCTTCTAGAGGTTCAATGGAT TTGGACAAAAGAGATGTGACGAATTCCCCACAGCCAGTAAAAGAAAGCAAGCAG GAAGAGATCAAACAATTCAAGGGTGATGTTATAACTCCACAAGTGAAACCTGAGTTTAACACACATTCAGCACCAATTCTTGCTGGCAATTTACCAGATCCATCTGAGAGGTTTTGGCAAATGAAGCCATCTTCAGCCAAACATTCATACAAACTCCCAACACCAGTTGATGACAATAACCTCAGATCAGCAGGTGCTCACAGAACATATCATTCGCAACAGTTTGAAAGTAAACCTCATGTTGTAAAGAATTTATCGCATTCATCTCCGTTGAAGCCGAGTGGCCATGTGAAAATGCCATCAAGTACCGAGGGGATATCGACATTCTCCCAGTCAGGTTCTGATTACAAGAAGATCAAGACGGAATCTTGGTCTGGTCCAATTCCAAGCAAATCAGGGTCAGGGTTAGGCAAGCCATCTTCTCTGAATGATCGCAGATCACCCATGACACAACATCATGCGATGCCAGGGAATCCACAAAGTCATTCTCGGCAGCCATCATCTGTGTCCCCCAAGATGTTGCCACATCCAACAAAATCACCGAAGATCAGCGAGATTCATGAGCTGCCTAGGCCTCCAGCCAATGTGGAGTCCCTAAGGCCTTCTGGCTTGGTCGGATACTCTGGTCCTCTGGTATCAAAACGTCAGACTCAAATTCCTGCAGCACCAGCCCGGGCATCACCGACTGCATCACAAACCCCCTCACCACTTCCACTACCGCCTGCCACCCTCACTCGTAGCTATTCCATACCCTCAAACAGCCAGAGGATACCTATCATCACTGTGAACAGATTGTTAGAGGTTAGAAATAGCAGGGAGGGCAGTGATATTTCTTCCCCTCCACTAACACTAACGTCTTTGTCGCTGACTGATTTGTCCCAGCAGCAAGCAGCAAAAACAAGTAGCACAAGGATTATGAAGG
- the LOC120702984 gene encoding uncharacterized protein At2g33490-like isoform X2 produces the protein MRNCYDGLISAAAATTNSVYEFSEALEELGGCFLAKTALNGDDDDSGRVLMMLGKVQFELQKFVDTYRSNIIHTITTPSESLLKELQTVEEMKQQCDMKREAYEAMRASYREKGKSRHSKIESYSTEQLQTSFAEYQEDAALFIFRLKSLRQGQFHSLLTQASRHHAAQLSFFRRGLKCLEALEPQVKAIAEKQHIDYQFSGLEDDVSDNGDYSSDQDDCSDDGNLSFDYEINDKDQDFLPSRGSMDLDKRDVTNSPQPVKESKQEEIKQFKGDVITPQVKPEFNTHSAPILAGNLPDPSERFWQMKPSSAKHSYKLPTPVDDNNLRSAGAHRTYHSQQFESKPHVVKNLSHSSPLKPSGHVKMPSSTEGISTFSQSGSDYKKIKTESWSGPIPSKSGSGLGKPSSLNDRRSPMTQHHAMPGNPQSHSRQPSSVSPKMLPHPTKSPKISEIHELPRPPANVESLRPSGLVGYSGPLVSKRQTQIPAAPARASPTASQTPSPLPLPPATLTRSYSIPSNSQRIPIITVNRLLEVRNSREGSDISSPPLTLTSLSLTDLSQQQAAKTSSTRIMKGTL, from the exons ATGAGAAACTGCTACGATGGCTTGATTTCAGCTGCAGCCGCGACAACAAATAGTGTATATG AGTTTTCAGAGGCTCTCGAGGAACTTGGAGGTTGCTTTCTCGCGAAAACTGCACTAAATGGCGATGATGATGATAGTG GTAGAGTGCTGATGATGCTGGGAAAGGTACAATTTGAACTACAAAAATTTGTCGATACTTAC CGCTCAAATATCATTCATACAATCACAACCCCTTCGGAGTCTCTTCTCAAGGAGCTACAAACTGTAGAG GAAATGAAGCAGCAGTGCGACATGAAAAG AGAGGCATATGAAGCTATGAGGGCATCCTATAGGGAAAAAGGAAAGTCAAGGCATTCCAAAATTGAATCATATTCTACAGAGCAACTGCAAACTTCTTTTGCTGAGTACCAAGAAGATGCAGCACTGTTCATATTTCGCTTAAAATCATTGAGGCAAGGGCAATTTCATAGTCTTTTAACACAAGCTTCTCGCCATCATGCTGCTCAG CTAAGCTTTTTCAGGAGAGGGTTGAAGTGTCTTGAAGCACTCGAACCTCAAGTAAAAGCAATAGCTGAGAAACAGCATATTGACTACCAGTTCAGTGGTCTTGAGGATGATGTATCTGACAATGGCGATTACAGCTCTGACCAGGATGATTGCAGTGACGATGGAAACCTTAGTTTCGACTATGAAATAAATGACAAGGATCAAGATTTTCTTCCTTCTAGAGGTTCAATGGAT TTGGACAAAAGAGATGTGACGAATTCCCCACAGCCAGTAAAAGAAAGCAAGCAG GAAGAGATCAAACAATTCAAGGGTGATGTTATAACTCCACAAGTGAAACCTGAGTTTAACACACATTCAGCACCAATTCTTGCTGGCAATTTACCAGATCCATCTGAGAGGTTTTGGCAAATGAAGCCATCTTCAGCCAAACATTCATACAAACTCCCAACACCAGTTGATGACAATAACCTCAGATCAGCAGGTGCTCACAGAACATATCATTCGCAACAGTTTGAAAGTAAACCTCATGTTGTAAAGAATTTATCGCATTCATCTCCGTTGAAGCCGAGTGGCCATGTGAAAATGCCATCAAGTACCGAGGGGATATCGACATTCTCCCAGTCAGGTTCTGATTACAAGAAGATCAAGACGGAATCTTGGTCTGGTCCAATTCCAAGCAAATCAGGGTCAGGGTTAGGCAAGCCATCTTCTCTGAATGATCGCAGATCACCCATGACACAACATCATGCGATGCCAGGGAATCCACAAAGTCATTCTCGGCAGCCATCATCTGTGTCCCCCAAGATGTTGCCACATCCAACAAAATCACCGAAGATCAGCGAGATTCATGAGCTGCCTAGGCCTCCAGCCAATGTGGAGTCCCTAAGGCCTTCTGGCTTGGTCGGATACTCTGGTCCTCTGGTATCAAAACGTCAGACTCAAATTCCTGCAGCACCAGCCCGGGCATCACCGACTGCATCACAAACCCCCTCACCACTTCCACTACCGCCTGCCACCCTCACTCGTAGCTATTCCATACCCTCAAACAGCCAGAGGATACCTATCATCACTGTGAACAGATTGTTAGAGGTTAGAAATAGCAGGGAGGGCAGTGATATTTCTTCCCCTCCACTAACACTAACGTCTTTGTCGCTGACTGATTTGTCCCAGCAGCAAGCAGCAAAAACAAGTAGCACAAGGATTATGAAGG